The stretch of DNA CGGGGAGACGATCAAGCTCTCCGTGTCGCGGGAGATGCTCGGACGCGTGCTCACCGGCTCCGGCGAACCCGCCGACGGCGGCCCACCGATCCTGCCCGAGAAGCGCGTGGACATCAGCGGGGCAGCGATCAACCCCGTCTCCCGGGAGCACCCCGCGGAGTTCATCCAGACGGGCATATCCACGATCGACGGGCTGAACACGCTCGTGCGGGGGCAGAAACTGCCGCTCTTCTCCGGCGCTGGGCTGCCGCACAACGAGGTGGCCCTCCAGATCGCCCGACAGGCGAAGGTCCGCGGTTCCAAAGAGCCGTTCGGCGTCGTCTTCGCAGCCATGGGCATCACCCACGAGGAGGCGCGCGTGTTCATGAACGACTTCGAGCGCACGGGGGCGCTCAAACGAGCCGTCCTGTTCCTGAACCTCGCGGACGACCCCGCCGTGGAGCGGCTGATCACCCCGCGCATGGCCCTGACCGCAGCAGAGTACCTCGCGTACGAGGTCGGCATGCACATCCTCGTCATCCTCACGGACATGACGAATTACGCGGAAGCCCTGCGGCAGATCGGGGCCGCGCGGGAGGAGGTGCCCGGGCGCCGCGGGTATCCGGGCTACATGTACACGGATCTGGCCACGATTTACGAGCGCGCGGGACGAATCCACGGCCGTTCCGGCAGCATCACGCAGATCCCGATCATGTCGATCCCGGACGACGACTGGACGCACCCGATCGCGGACCTGACGGGTTACATCACGGAGGGCCAGATCGCGATCGCGCGCGACCTACACCGGAAGGGAATCTACCCGCCCGTGGACCCGCTGCCCTCCCTGTCGCGCCTCATGGACGCGGGGATCGGGAAGGATCGCACGCGGGAGGACCACAAGCAGGTCTCCGACCAGCTCTACGCGGCCTATGCGGAGGGCAAGGACGTGCGCGGCCTCGTGGCC from Thermoplasmata archaeon encodes:
- a CDS encoding V-type ATP synthase subunit B — protein: GETIKLSVSREMLGRVLTGSGEPADGGPPILPEKRVDISGAAINPVSREHPAEFIQTGISTIDGLNTLVRGQKLPLFSGAGLPHNEVALQIARQAKVRGSKEPFGVVFAAMGITHEEARVFMNDFERTGALKRAVLFLNLADDPAVERLITPRMALTAAEYLAYEVGMHILVILTDMTNYAEALRQIGAAREEVPGRRGYPGYMYTDLATIYERAGRIHGRSGSITQIPIMSIPDDDWTHPIADLTGYITEGQIAIARDLHRKGIYPPVDPLPSLSRLMDAGIGKDRTREDHKQVSDQLYAAYAEGKDVRGLVAIVGKEALSDRDRKMLEFSDRFEQEFIQQGSEEDRTIEQTVDIGWNLLATIDEAWLTKIDRKTLEKYHPKYRAGSAAPAATPVKA